The genomic segment TAAGTGAAGCTAGAAAAATATAAAACCTTCAGGACATTTACGAAGATTAAAACTCCTGTAGATGGATTTTAAAAATTAACCTTATACAAATTCCGATCCAAAAAAACAAAGGTACATCTAATGAAAAAGTTACTCACCGGTCTTACTCTCGTAGCGGCGATGATCAGTGCAACCTCGGTATTTTCTGCAACTGCAAAACCAACTATAGTACTGGTGCACGGTGCATTTGCCGACTCCAGCAGTTGGAATGGTGTTGTTAAAATCTTGGAGAAAGATGGGTATCCAGTTATCTCTGCGTCCAATCCACTCCGAACACTAAAAGGCGATGCGCAATCTGTCGCTGATCTGCTGGCCAGTATTAAAACGCCTATTGTGCTGGTAGGGCATTCTTATGGTGGCCCTGTCATTAGCGAAGCCGCGTACGGAAATCCAAACGTTAAAGCTCTGGTTTTTGTCGCTGCAATTGCGCCTGAAGCTGGCGAGTCTACGGCTGATTTGGCAGGTCGCTTTCCCGGCAACACTCTTGGGCCCACCTTAGCCCCGCCAGTTACCCTGGCTGATGGGGGAAAAGATTTATACATTCAACAAGATAAATTTCACGATCAGTTCGCTGCTGACGTGCCGAACTCAGAGGCAAAGGTAATGGCGGCGACCCAGCGTCCAGTTACTGCAGCAGCGCTAAATGAAGCGTCGAGTGAGCCAGCCTGGAAAACGATACCGTCTTGGTTTGTATACGGTGACAAAGATAAAAATATCCCCGCACAGGCTCAAGCGTTTATGGCTAAGCGAGCACACGCCAAAAAAACAGTTGTTGTTAAAGGCGCGTCTCACGTAGTCATGGTTTCGAATCCTAAAGTCGTTGCAAGTCTAATTGAGTCAGCCGCAACCGCAAATTAAACAGGTTGGTGAGTTCGCTGCGTATCGTATCGAAAACTTAATAACGCTGACGCACCCATGACGACTGCGTAGTTTCAAATATTGTTCGTACAAACGCTTTTCCAAGAAAATTATTAACAAACCTGGAGATAGGCTTTGAAAATTTCGAAAACCATAAGAAAAACAGGGGCTTGGCGAACATCTTCTTTTGTTCTTGCCCTGGGGCTCCTCGCTGTTGCGGGCACCACATTTGCTGAAGATGCAAAACCGCAAGCAAAGAGCTGGCAGTCGGGGCTTCATCGCACTGATCTCATACAACGAGATCTCGGTGTCTCCGATCGAGAGGTCGTTCAGGTTCGTGTTGACTTTGAACCTGGCGTGGTTTCTCCCAAGCATTCTCACCCCGGCGTTGAAATCGCTTACGTTATAAGCGGTACATTCGAGTACCAACTTGAAGGACAACCGAACGTTATACTTAAAGCAGGTGATTCCTTATACATCCCTGAGGGCACCGTGCATGTCGCAACGAATATTGGTTCGACAACCGGATCAGAACTGGCGACCTATATCGTTAAGAAGAATGCTCCGCTCGTGATAATTTCAAAATAGTTAGCTCGACCAGCTACTTGAAATCTTGTTTCAAGTAGCTGCCTTAATGCAAAGCAGTATCGCCCCCCCAAGGCAATTAGAGCTTAGCAAATACAATTCTTAGCCCACTGCATTTTTT from the Pseudomonas antarctica genome contains:
- a CDS encoding cupin domain-containing protein, with the translated sequence MGLLAVAGTTFAEDAKPQAKSWQSGLHRTDLIQRDLGVSDREVVQVRVDFEPGVVSPKHSHPGVEIAYVISGTFEYQLEGQPNVILKAGDSLYIPEGTVHVATNIGSTTGSELATYIVKKNAPLVIISK
- a CDS encoding alpha/beta fold hydrolase; this encodes MKKLLTGLTLVAAMISATSVFSATAKPTIVLVHGAFADSSSWNGVVKILEKDGYPVISASNPLRTLKGDAQSVADLLASIKTPIVLVGHSYGGPVISEAAYGNPNVKALVFVAAIAPEAGESTADLAGRFPGNTLGPTLAPPVTLADGGKDLYIQQDKFHDQFAADVPNSEAKVMAATQRPVTAAALNEASSEPAWKTIPSWFVYGDKDKNIPAQAQAFMAKRAHAKKTVVVKGASHVVMVSNPKVVASLIESAATAN